In Ascaphus truei isolate aAscTru1 chromosome 7, aAscTru1.hap1, whole genome shotgun sequence, one genomic interval encodes:
- the LOC142498493 gene encoding uncharacterized protein LOC142498493, translated as MEQVSSPGSASSTLLEEHHGDEDDEYDEDDATEETEIQSCDHEEVPIETVVPPNRPSTSTYDAIVASEGKIVDAENRRHSDMMTVLERMIGLQEETVSQLAHLHRVFIEVPKQLQKINTSFEALVVQQTQANYWRMTNVPQFNTSQPGSVHAGQFSPHSSDIHSPGPNVTGQVAEIAVQVPDDILPLPSVQNQQLTPTKEPTKTKYKQLLLTSFWSKTTKDTHETDQPSLVQCLPTCSHVSLGTSPVREQSLPKSPVGESLPKSPVGESLPTSPVGESLATSPVGESLATSPVGESLPTSPVGESLATSPVGESLPTSPVGEQSLATSPVGEQSLATSPAREVPEATQSGSVVPKVGGKRKRKIQETTSRPVTRSQKEQKK; from the exons atggaacaagtgtcttcacctgggtcagccagctcaacactactagaag aacatcatggtgatgaggatgatgagtatgatgaggatgacgccacagaagagactgaaatacaatcatgtgaccatgaagaggtgccaatagaaactgttgtaccgccaaatcgtccatcaacttccacatacgatgcaattgtagcttcagagggaaaaatagtggacgcagaaaatcgtcgccattcagacatgatgacagtgctggaaaggatgattggactgcaggaagaaacagtatcacaattggcacatctccacagagtcttcattgaagtgcctaaacagttgcaaaaaatcaacacctcattcgaagcattagttgttcagcaaacacaagctaattactggagaatgactaatgtaccacaattcaacacctcccagccaggatctgttcatgcaggtcagttttcaccacattcatctgatattcattcaccaggcccaaatgttaccggtcaagtagcagagattgctgtgcaggttcctgacgacatactaccactgccatctgtacaaaatcagcagctgacacctacaaaggagcccacaaaaacaaaatacaagcagttactactgaccagtttttggtcaaaaacaacaaaagacacacatgaaacagaccaaccatcacttgtgcagtgtctaccaacttgctcacatgtgtcactgggcacaagccctgtccgtgaacagtcactacccaaaagccctgtaggtgagtcgctgcccaaaagccctgtaggtgaatcactgcccacaagccctgtaggtgagtcactggccacaagccctgtaggtgagtcactggccacaagccctgtaggtgaatcactgcccacaagccctgtaggtgagtcactggccacaagccctgtaggtgaatcactgcccacaagccctgtaggtgaacagtcactggccacaagccctgtaggtgaacagtcactggccacaagccctgcccgtgaagtgccagaggccactcaaagtggctctgttgtgcctaaagttggtggcaaaagaaaaaggaaaattcaagagacaacaagcaggcctgttactcgctcgcaaaaggaacaaaaaaaataa